The DNA segment ATAGCTCCTCCTCCTTACACTAACCCTGATGTATATAAAAAGTAATTACATACATACCATCTGTCAGTTCTCCTCCGCTCAATCTGATCCAAGCATGTGTAATTCGCTTAAGTAAATACGCCACAAATTGCACTGTTTGCTTGTTTCAAGTCTTTTAGCAACCCTGTGTACATGCTACGTGTCACTTACCACTCACAATGAGTTGTCATTTGTGTTTTTGATTTGCAACAGGCAAAGTTCAAACAGTAATGATGGACTTTCGTTCCCCTAAAGTTGTCTTTTAATCTTTCATTCCTAGATTGCTGATTTCGGTCTCTCCAATTTGTACCACCAAGACCGATTTTTGCAGACCTTCTGTGGCAGCCCCCTGTATGCATCACCAGAGATTGTCAATGGCCGTCCATACAGGGGCCCTGAGGTGAGTGCAGTTTCTCAGTTGCTCCCTCTGACTGGCAGAGACCTGCTCTCTGAACATATATTTTTTTTCAATGGTGTTTGCATTTGGTCCAAAGATTATGTGCTACTCGGAGCTCTGACACGTCATGTCCACCATCCTCCCCTTCTCATTTCTGTGTTCCCGTTGAGGATTTCTCTTTGAGTTGTGAAAACTGGAGGAGGCCTGAGCTTGATGGCAGTAGCAAGTGAGGTCCCAGGCTAGCAGCAAGAAGTTTATGATGGTCTCTCAAATTCAGTcgaaaattcaggcaaagcttcTTTATCTGTGGCGTTGTTAGAACGTGGAACTCTTACCACAAGGAGCATTTGAGGTGAACTGTACAACTGAAAGTAGATGAGCAGCCAAGGGAGAAAGGATTGAAGGGATATAAAGATAGGGTGAGGTGAACAAAGGTGTGAAGAGGCTCCTTTGCTTAAATACCGGCAATGGGTCAAATATTTCTCTGCTGCAACTTTGATGTGATTGTGCAGTCTTGCCTTTGGCTGGGTTTGgaatgctgtagatctctatgtaTAAAAGGCAAATATAGCTGGGTAACCATCAGTATATGTTAGCTGATCACGAAATGTTAGCAAATAAACCAAGAGTCCTTGCTTAATGAGACAAAAGTTGAAAGGTGCATTTTTGTTAGCTTTAAGCGAATGTGGTAATAGTTCTCTTAATCCCACTTGGACGCAAGTGATAGTCTTCAGAAGATGGAGCTGAAATAAGATTGATGTGCCCCAACACACAAGAGTTAGGGCGTCTCTATAAGATCTATGCTGAAGATAACCACAGTGTATTGATTACACACCAAGTTGACACAAGGTGTTTAGAGAAGCTTTGAGCTTGTACTGTAGAACTGAACATACAATCTAAGTAATAGAGACAATTTATTGGTAGTATGCTGAATAAAAGGTTATCCCATATTCACTACTATTTCTGCCTTCCAGTATCCTTAAATTGATTTCCAAGGTAACATGAATTATTTTTCTTTCGGTAGGTTGACAGTTGGTCTTTGGGTGTACTACTCTACACCTTGGTTCATGGCACGATGCCTTTTGATGGGCACGATTACAGAAACCTTGTTAAACAAATCACCAACGGAGATTATCGAGAGCCTACCAAACCTTCAGGTAAAAATAAAACCTGCGTTCACGTAGCACCTTGCGCAATCTTGAGTCATCCAAAAAGTGCTTTGCAACCAATGAGGTGGTCTTAAGGATTGTTCATAATTGTTAGATGGAAACGTACTGTCGACCAATGGGAAGGGCTGGTACATCATTATagattaaagcaaaatactgcagatgctggaaatctgaaattaaaaaattgaaatactggagaaactcagcaggtctggcagtatctgcaaagagagaaaaatagtgaTTGCTTCAAATCCGATATAGCACTACTTTGGAACCGAAGAAAAGTCATACTggccttgaaatgttaactctctgtttctctctccacaacgctgccagacctgctgagtttctccagtacgtTTTGTTTCACATCATTGGAACCTGACTTGATACCTTTAATTCATATTTCTATGAGGATATGCGATAGTGGAAAATCAGGTATACTTACTGCCCAGTTGAGACCGTTGGCTGTGCTGAAGACAGATCATCAAAGTTGCGACCCAAACATCAAATGCACTTTCCCATGGAGCCATTAACAACATACATGATAAACATGCAGTTTTACAAAGACTCACTGGCAACGACAGGAGATGTTGTTCAGCCATCACCCCTTTGCTCCTTGACCTACATTGGCTTGTGGTCCACCAGTGCCTTTGAATGTAAACATTTTGACCTCTGTATCAAATCTCACTCCATATCCCCCTGACATCAGCCCCCTGTATCTTTGTAACCACCTTCAGCCCATAAACTCAGATTTCTGTCCTCCTTCAATTCTGACACTtgtacacagagtcatagagatgtacagcacggaaacagacccttcggtccaacccgtccatgctgaccagatatcccaacctaatgtagtcccacctgccaacacctggcccatatccctccaaacccttcctaatcatatacccatccaaatgcctcttaaatgttgcaattgtaccagcctccaccacttcctctggcagctaaagTTAATGTGTAGTATGCACTGCAGACATTTATCAAGGCTcctttaaacagcaccttccaaacccacagccactttcatctagaagggcaaggacagcagataggtgggaatgcAACCACCTTTAAATTCTCCTCCGAGATACACACCATCTctacttgaaaatatatcaccattccttcggtgttgctgggacaaaatcctgaaaATCCCTCAACCTACATCATATGGACTGCagccgttcaagaaggcagctcacccccaccttctcaaagggcaactagggattggcagtaaatgctggcccaaccagcaactcccacatcccatgaatgaatgaatgaaaatgaaacattcCATCATTGCAGCTGAAACCATAGCCTTTATcgaggaaaggttttggaattcCTCATTTTAAGGTCCTTCGTAAAACCTTtctctttgaccaagtttttgtCAGATGCCTCCTTTGTAAAACTAGTGAGATATATTGAGTTACTTCCTGCAAAGCACCTTGAAAATCCTGTCTCattaaagtgctatataaatgagcATGTGTGGTGTTGCTGCTgcaaggcagcacggtggctcagtggttagctctgctacctcacagcgccaaggacctggtttcaattccagcctctgatgactgtctgtgtgggtttccctttGAATTGTGGGACAAAACTGGAACagccaaaggtgtacaggttaggtgaattggctgtactaaattgcccataatgttaggtacattagtcatgggtaaatgtggggaatgggtctgggtgggttactcttcagagagtcagtgtggacttgttgggctgaagggcctatttccacactgtagggaatctaatctaattaattggAAATGGtggttcatgtttttttttaactctgtctcAGATGCCTGTGGGCTGATCCGTTGGCTACTGATGGTGAACCCAGACCGCCGAGCTACCATTGAAGATGTTGCTAATCACTGGTGGGTGAACTGGGGCTACAAAACCCCAGTCTGCGAGATGGAGTCAGTGAAAGACTATGAAATGCCGGTGACCATCTCTTCCGACTGGCTGCAGCGGTCATCTCGCATTGTCTTTGAAAGTGGCTCAAAGGTCCGTTGCTTCTTTAAGCAGCACAGCTCGCCGCTGGAGCGGCAGAGGTCCCTCAAGAAATCAAAGAAAGAGAATGACATCTCGCAGTCGCTGCAGGAAGGGGGAGCTCCTGAAAGCCAGAGCAAGTCACTGCTGAAGAGGCCGAAAGGAATCTTGAAGAAAAGGAACAATTACGAACATCGGTCACACAGTGCAGGCAATGTCAATCACCCTGTATCTTTGGAGGAGACTGCCTTCATTCCGAAAGACTCCAGCACGCCAGCAGTGGAAGTCAACAGCCAACAGCCCAGTGCTGTGGCCCCTGCACCAAAGAAAGGGATACTGAAGAAGCCTGCAAAAAGAGAATCTGGTTATTATTCATCACCAGAGCCAAGTGAGTCAGCAGACCTGCTAGACTATGAAAACTCCCCAGTCTTTGAGGTGGGGAGCTTTGACGCCGGTCATTCCATTGGTGATCGCTCCAAAGACACGACCAGCCGGCGCAAAGGCATCCTCAAACGCAATGGTAAGTTCTCCTCCAGCAGCACAGACTCTACAATGGGAAGTCCCACCCTGAAGAGCTTGGGCTCCTTCAACGAGTTGGCCTTTTCTGACATCAGGCTTTCATCGAATTGGAGCCACCCGTCCAGCGCGGTGAGTGAGGACAGCATCCTCTCCTCGGAATCTTTTGACCGCCTGGACCTCCCTGAGGGCCGGCAGGAGCGCAGCCAGATGCGGAGCTGTGTCTCTGCCGACGACCTGCTCCACCTGGATGGATCGGAGTCAGACTGCAGGCCGCGCCTTCGCAAGATGAAGTGCTTCACAGAGTTGGGTGACAGCAACTTCTCTCTCATGGACCTTGATCAtgtgactgaggtctacaaaaagGCTGTAGCGATTTGCAATAAACTTGTCTGAGTGGCTCTGTTAAATCTGTGCCTTAATGATGGTTCATTATAAATGGTTGACGTCAAAGCCAAGTGCTGAGAGGCGGAAGATGAACAGGACAGACATATCAAGATTCCAGAATGCCTCTTCGTGaaagaggaagaagcagagaatGTAGGACAAATTTTGAGGGTACAGAATGTGAGAAAAGGTTGCAGAATGTAAATGGAGCCAAGACAGAGTGCAAGGAGTCACTTGTTACTTCATTAATCTAATGTTTCATCTTCAAGAATACAAGGACGTTGTGTAGTATCGAGCGAGATCCTGAATGAAAAACTCTAATGGGTGACTCAGACCTGCACTATGAACACTGAGATAAAAAAAGAAAATAGTGATGATAGTGTGAAGGAGATTAATGTGTAAAATAAGGGATAAAGGTAGGAAATAGTTGTATGTGAATAAGGAAAAGATGAGCGATCCTTTTTACCCTTCTGCCTTCCTCCCTACTCTGAGAAAATGAAAATGTACTGATGAATAGGGGGAGGCAGAGACTGGAGAACCTCTATAACTTATGATTTAACAAGAAACCGCCATTCAGATTGACCATGCCAACATTGGCTAATGAATTGCCAGCAAGTCCATTCCATGGTGCTCCAGACTGTTCAACCATTGCCTGCATCATTGGTCAAATAATGAGTACATTGTGCCCTAATGTGACACAGCCTCTGTCAAAAAGGAAGAGTGCATCTGAAAATTGGGCAGTTGCACCAGACTGAATTGAGTTTACTATTTATGTGacaaacatatatatatattgcCTGTTAATTTATTTTGCCCCTCTGCCTCAGACTTTTTGGTTATATGTAAATAAGTGAATGCAGAAGAAGTTTAATATTATAATAGAATTTTTTTCTACTGCTCAATTAATAATGATTATGACCATAATTCTGAGTACACTCTTTAAGTTGCAATGGAGCCAACTTGATTAGAGGAAGAGAATAATGTGTATTACACTGTGGAAAGAGCTGATGCCATTATACACATCATTTGCTGTCTAAGTGCTTTGAGATTACAATCAgaaactgaaagttcatttcttCACTATCTAAATATATCATTCTAAGATTGATTGTTGCAAATACTGCATCATTCCATATCATTCTTTAAGCAAGGTATATTTTTTATGTACTAATTCCTGATGGTGTTGCATGCctttctgaatgaatgaatgaatgaatgtattTATGAGTggtgacaatttttttttctgaatgagtACTTGAATCCTATTTGGGAGTGCCCCAGACTCAGTGTAATTAGTTAAAATCCTTCATGTCCCGTGAAGGCTATGAAATGGTCTGTCCTGTAAATATTTGCGAGGTGGTGGGTTTTTACAGGAGAAACAGGCAGGCATTTGAAAATGCGCCCATTAATAAGTGGGGacaattggatttttttttcgcCATGTGGGCTTTAGTCAGCGTTGACCAGCACATGACTGTAGAAAGGGAATGTTGAAATCTATCAAGAATAGCTTTTATTTTGAAGGTTTGTGTAGTAGGGAAATATTGGTTTCAGATTTAATTTGCTGCTTGCATTTGTATACAGTGGGTATAATGTTATCGAACATGTTTAGTTACCAGAGAAGTGGCCAGGATGGAATTGTATTGAACCCCAAGAAATGGATTTTCTGCTTGATGGGAATTGAGTAGAAGATATAGCCTTAAGTAGACTTGGGTAGAAGAGTATAGACTGAGGATTGAAGAGAGTGAAACAAATTGAAATGATATCAACCTGAGCTGTTATTAGGAATGTAGGAAAACAAATTGGCCCCCATTCAGTTCAGTTAAGGCTGATCCATATTTTAATTCCATTTAACCAGAACCTGTCTTGATTCCATATCCTTGATACTCCTTCTGAAGCAAACCTGTTCTGAAATTTTCAATTATCTCCcatcccaatttttttttgttggagaCCATTCCAGCTATCCAAATTTTGGGAAACAGTGCCCCCTAAAATCACCCCAGAAAAGCTGAGCTCAAATTCTGGAGTTATGCCCCATTGTTCTGGATAATTCCCATCAGTGGAAATCGGTTCCCTGATTCCTGCCTGTCCACTCCTCCAAATTGTCTGCTAAATATCTCCACTCAATCAGCCCTGAATCCTCCATCCAGCAATGAACACACTTGGAGGTTGTTCTTTTGTTGCTGAGCTAGCTGACCAGAGCTTGGGACAGTGGTTGAGGTTAGCTATAACTGGCTTACAaggtttggaaaagcaagaaacTCGCAAAGTTCCCACTCGCTTTCATGGGCTATTGACTTTCCCACCCCTACAGCGACCCTTGTTAGATAGTGTGATAAGATCAGATTTGACTCCAGACTTCCAATGTTCAATGTCTACCTTCAAACTGAAAGACATGCTGTCAAATGAAAAGATGGAGAACGTTTGCGGTCATGGAGGTCCCCTGGAGGGACAGAATATGATGCCAATTACACcaatatttccccacattctgcaCAATCTGAAAGAACCAGACTAGTTTGTAGCCAGTTTCAAGAGCTGAAACTTAGGGTTAGAGCAGTCTGTGACCTTATTGCTTATCTGCTGTGGATTACATGCTTTTCACATGTGTTCCTTGAGTTACTGAGTAATTTGTATCAAACAGAATGTTCGACCGAAGAAATCTGTGATTTGTTTTGTTGTAAattcttaatttattttttttcctgTGGATATCTTTTTTAGATGGTTAAAATGCATTTGTCACACAATTAATAAAAAAACTACCTTTAAAGCTGACTGTTTAATGATTTGTCTTTTTAGTTAATCTGAAGGAAAAGGTGTTTTGGTAACCATGTCAACCTAGCTTTGAGTGTGCATATATGTATGGAAATCTATTGCAGTCACATTCTTTTGCAGTAAAGTCTCCTTCATCTCAGCAAGTGGTGGCTACTTTGGAAGTGACTGTTTCTGTTTGCTGAGCTTGAATGGTTAATGAACTGATAAAAATGTGAAATAGTGCAGCTTTTGGCTTTTACCTTGCCCCCATCGTGTTTTCTTTCCTCCCAAAACACCTAAGAATGCTGAGGAGTTGTTGATTTGAGGCTGAGAGGGTCTGATCAACAGCCTTCTGCATGTGAGAAGCAAGCAATGTAGCTGCATAGGAATGCGCCATTCGGCCAGCCGACTCTGTGCCTCCTACAATGCCTACTTAATCTCACCCTATCAGCATATCCTTCAGCTCCAATCTCCTTTGTTATCCAGG comes from the Hemiscyllium ocellatum isolate sHemOce1 chromosome 26, sHemOce1.pat.X.cur, whole genome shotgun sequence genome and includes:
- the nuak2 gene encoding NUAK family SNF1-like kinase 1, producing the protein MDPASPCPSRGSAPGAACPLSPGGGRDPGSSPLASRCCSSSQTPELKRQAVKRHHHKHNLRHRYEFRETLGKGTYGKVKKAVDRSGRVVAIKSIRKDKIKDEQDLVHIRREIEIMSSLNHPHIINIYEVFENKDKIVIIMEYASKGDLYDFINEKQSLTEQEARHFFRQIVSAIHYCHKNGIVHRDLKLENILLDAARNVKIADFGLSNLYHQDRFLQTFCGSPLYASPEIVNGRPYRGPEVDSWSLGVLLYTLVHGTMPFDGHDYRNLVKQITNGDYREPTKPSDACGLIRWLLMVNPDRRATIEDVANHWWVNWGYKTPVCEMESVKDYEMPVTISSDWLQRSSRIVFESGSKVRCFFKQHSSPLERQRSLKKSKKENDISQSLQEGGAPESQSKSLLKRPKGILKKRNNYEHRSHSAGNVNHPVSLEETAFIPKDSSTPAVEVNSQQPSAVAPAPKKGILKKPAKRESGYYSSPEPSESADLLDYENSPVFEVGSFDAGHSIGDRSKDTTSRRKGILKRNGKFSSSSTDSTMGSPTLKSLGSFNELAFSDIRLSSNWSHPSSAVSEDSILSSESFDRLDLPEGRQERSQMRSCVSADDLLHLDGSESDCRPRLRKMKCFTELGDSNFSLMDLDHVTEVYKKAVAICNKLV